Proteins from one Streptosporangium becharense genomic window:
- a CDS encoding amino acid permease produces the protein MTRPLTTDDDAKRLAELGYRQELSRTWSGFSNFAISFSIISILAGCFTTFSQAWNNGGPVAISWGWPLISIFILIIGLCMSELVSAYPTAGGIYWWAAKMGRPVHGWFTGWFNLIGLVAVTASVDYGCATFMNITLNRFLPGWEPSLTNAFVLFAVILVLHALINIFSHRLISVLQNVSVWWHVFGAAVVVLILVFGPDEHQSMSFVFTETINNSGFPDSSYWFYVLPLGFLLTQYTITGFDACAHVSEETRGASTAAARGLWQSIFYSAIGGWILLLAFLFAATDVEAVNDADGFVGAIFDSALPGNLATAIFTISTIGQFFCGMSCVTSMSRMTYAFSRDGAVPGWRLWSKVDRNRTPVNAIVFGCAAALVLTLPALYEAPDGLPLAFYAVVSVAVIGLYIAFAIPIWLRLRMGDAFRPGPWTLGTKYKVMCWIALVEIVIVSVYFVMPLVPAAVPFGADFTWTAVNYSPIVVGVMVLGVGLWWALSARYWFTGPRRTIEEVDAADENEPVG, from the coding sequence GTGACCAGGCCACTGACGACCGACGACGACGCGAAACGGCTCGCCGAGCTCGGATACAGGCAGGAGCTCTCCCGGACCTGGAGCGGCTTCTCCAACTTCGCCATCTCCTTCTCGATCATCTCGATCCTGGCCGGCTGTTTCACCACCTTCAGTCAGGCATGGAACAACGGCGGCCCCGTCGCGATCTCCTGGGGATGGCCACTGATCTCGATCTTCATTTTGATCATCGGTCTCTGCATGTCGGAGCTGGTCTCGGCCTACCCGACGGCCGGCGGCATCTACTGGTGGGCGGCGAAGATGGGCCGGCCGGTCCACGGCTGGTTCACCGGGTGGTTCAACCTCATCGGCCTGGTCGCGGTGACGGCCTCCGTCGACTACGGCTGCGCGACGTTCATGAACATCACCCTCAACCGGTTCCTCCCGGGATGGGAGCCCAGCCTGACCAACGCGTTCGTCCTGTTCGCGGTCATCCTCGTCCTGCACGCGTTGATCAACATCTTCAGCCACCGGCTGATCTCCGTGTTGCAGAACGTCTCGGTGTGGTGGCACGTGTTCGGCGCCGCGGTCGTCGTGCTGATTTTGGTCTTCGGCCCCGACGAGCACCAGTCGATGTCGTTCGTCTTCACCGAGACGATCAACAACTCCGGCTTCCCGGACTCGTCCTACTGGTTCTACGTGCTGCCGCTCGGCTTCCTGCTGACCCAGTACACGATCACCGGCTTCGACGCGTGCGCGCACGTCTCGGAGGAGACCCGGGGGGCGTCCACCGCCGCCGCCCGGGGCCTGTGGCAGTCGATCTTCTACTCGGCGATCGGCGGCTGGATCCTGCTGCTGGCCTTCCTGTTCGCCGCCACCGACGTGGAGGCCGTCAACGACGCGGACGGCTTCGTCGGCGCGATCTTCGACAGCGCGCTCCCCGGCAACCTGGCCACCGCGATCTTCACGATCTCCACCATCGGCCAGTTCTTCTGCGGTATGAGCTGCGTGACCTCCATGTCCCGGATGACCTACGCGTTCTCCCGCGACGGGGCCGTCCCGGGCTGGCGGCTGTGGTCGAAAGTCGACCGCAACCGGACCCCGGTCAATGCGATCGTCTTCGGCTGCGCCGCGGCGCTGGTCCTCACCCTCCCGGCCCTGTACGAGGCTCCGGACGGGCTGCCACTGGCCTTCTACGCGGTGGTCTCGGTGGCGGTCATCGGCCTGTACATCGCCTTCGCGATCCCGATCTGGCTCCGGCTGCGGATGGGCGACGCCTTCCGGCCCGGTCCCTGGACACTGGGTACGAAGTACAAGGTCATGTGCTGGATCGCGCTCGTCGAGATCGTCATCGTGTCGGTCTACTTCGTCATGCCGCTGGTCCCCGCGGCGGTGCCGTTCGGCGCGGACTTCACCTGGACCGCGGTGAACTACTCCCCGATCGTGGTCGGTGTGATGGTGCTGGGCGTGGGGCTGTGGTGGGCTCTGTCGGCCCGGTACTGGTTCACCGGGCCGCGGCGCACGATCGAGGAGGTCGACGCGGCCGACGAGAACGAGCCGGTCGGCTGA
- a CDS encoding M20/M25/M40 family metallo-hydrolase, with protein sequence MMRSLWTTGMAAILAIPLAFTAPAASAAVPPDISLTAVKAHLTQLQSIATANGGNRAHGRPGYLASANYVKNLLDGAGFTTTLQSFTYNGATGYNVIADWPGGDPNDVLMVGAHLDSVTAGPGINDNGTGSAAILETALEVARQGLAPSKHLRFAWWGAEELGLRGSQYYVNNLPAAERSKVKGYLNFDMVGSPNPGYFVYDGDNSDGVGSGPGPAGSAQLEATLQAYFTSIGVPTRGTDFDGRSDYGPFINVGIPAGGTFTGAEGIKSSAQATLWGGTAGQAFDPCYHRACDTISNVSDTALDRNADAIAYAVWTIATATPPAVVWQDTFETATGWTTNPSGTDTATAGQWERGDPEATSSSGAKQLGTTVSGSNDLVTGRLAGSAAGDHDLDGGVTSVRSPAITLPASGTLRLGFSWYLAHGSNASSADYLRVKVVGSTTTQVFQQLGSAANRNGAWAAAGVDVSAFAGQSVRVLVEAADASGASLVEAGIDDVTITRQ encoded by the coding sequence ATGATGCGCAGTCTGTGGACAACGGGCATGGCGGCGATCCTGGCCATCCCGCTGGCGTTCACCGCCCCGGCAGCGTCGGCCGCCGTCCCACCGGACATCTCGCTGACCGCCGTGAAGGCACACCTCACCCAGTTGCAGTCCATCGCCACCGCCAACGGCGGCAACCGCGCCCACGGCCGCCCGGGGTACCTGGCCTCGGCGAACTACGTCAAGAATCTGCTGGACGGCGCCGGGTTCACCACCACTCTGCAGTCGTTCACCTACAACGGCGCCACCGGCTACAACGTCATCGCCGACTGGCCGGGCGGTGATCCGAACGACGTGCTCATGGTCGGCGCCCACCTCGACAGCGTGACCGCCGGGCCCGGCATCAACGACAACGGCACCGGCAGCGCCGCGATCCTGGAGACCGCGCTGGAGGTCGCCCGCCAAGGGCTGGCGCCTTCCAAGCATCTGCGCTTCGCCTGGTGGGGCGCCGAGGAGCTGGGCCTGCGCGGGTCGCAGTACTACGTGAACAACCTCCCCGCCGCCGAGCGGTCCAAGGTCAAGGGATACCTGAACTTCGACATGGTCGGCTCGCCCAACCCCGGCTACTTCGTCTACGACGGCGACAACTCCGACGGTGTGGGCTCGGGGCCCGGCCCGGCCGGATCGGCGCAGCTGGAGGCGACGCTCCAGGCGTACTTCACCTCGATCGGCGTCCCCACCAGGGGCACCGACTTCGACGGCCGCTCCGACTACGGGCCGTTCATCAACGTCGGCATCCCGGCCGGCGGCACGTTCACCGGCGCCGAGGGGATCAAGAGCAGCGCGCAGGCCACCCTGTGGGGCGGCACGGCGGGCCAGGCGTTCGACCCGTGCTACCACCGGGCGTGTGACACCATCTCCAACGTCAGCGACACCGCGCTGGACCGCAACGCCGACGCGATCGCCTACGCCGTGTGGACCATCGCCACCGCCACGCCCCCGGCGGTCGTCTGGCAGGACACCTTCGAGACGGCGACCGGCTGGACGACGAACCCGTCGGGCACCGACACCGCCACCGCCGGCCAGTGGGAGCGCGGTGACCCCGAGGCCACCTCCTCCAGCGGCGCCAAGCAGCTCGGCACCACCGTCAGCGGCAGCAACGACCTGGTCACCGGCCGCCTGGCGGGCTCGGCGGCGGGCGACCACGACCTCGACGGCGGCGTCACCAGCGTCCGCTCCCCGGCCATCACCCTGCCGGCGAGCGGGACGCTCAGGCTGGGCTTCTCCTGGTACCTGGCGCACGGTTCCAACGCCTCCAGCGCCGACTACCTGCGGGTCAAGGTGGTCGGCTCCACCACCACCCAGGTTTTCCAGCAGCTCGGCTCGGCCGCCAACCGCAACGGCGCCTGGGCCGCGGCCGGCGTGGACGTCTCCGCCTTCGCCGGGCAGAGCGTCCGCGTCCTCGTCGAGGCCGCCGACGCCTCCGGCGCCTCGCTGGTCGAGGCCGGCATCGACGACGTCACCATCACCCGGCAGTGA
- a CDS encoding PspC domain-containing protein codes for MHRSRNHKIVAGVCGGIAESLGWSPTVVRVLWLLLSLIPGPLWVAYVLMWILIPKAPAAARY; via the coding sequence GTGCACCGATCCAGGAATCACAAGATAGTCGCCGGCGTCTGCGGTGGAATCGCGGAGAGCCTCGGCTGGTCGCCCACGGTCGTCCGGGTGCTGTGGCTGCTGCTCTCCCTCATCCCCGGGCCGCTCTGGGTGGCCTACGTGCTCATGTGGATCCTCATCCCCAAGGCGCCCGCCGCGGCCCGCTACTGA
- the lipB gene encoding lipoyl(octanoyl) transferase LipB produces MRQRPLSLVQDDLVDYEKAMEQMTDLVGQRQRDERPDTLWLLSHPQVYTVGRRTPQEHLPDPSRGIPVVNTGRGGQLTYHGPGQLVGYLIVKLGEDEGIVDYVREVELRLVRALETMGVPAERRDTPPGSELLTGVWTRETGRKIVSIGMRQSRGVTSHGFALNVDGDLTPWNWAVPCGMPEVDMTSLQREAPAVASMDQVRPVVAEAFEAS; encoded by the coding sequence ATGAGGCAACGTCCCCTGTCCCTGGTCCAGGACGACCTGGTCGACTACGAGAAGGCAATGGAGCAGATGACCGACCTGGTCGGTCAGCGGCAGCGTGACGAGCGCCCCGACACGCTGTGGCTGCTCAGCCACCCGCAGGTCTACACCGTGGGCCGGCGCACCCCGCAGGAGCACCTGCCCGACCCGTCCCGCGGCATCCCGGTCGTGAACACGGGCCGCGGCGGGCAGCTCACCTACCACGGCCCCGGTCAGCTCGTCGGGTATCTGATCGTCAAGCTCGGCGAGGACGAGGGCATCGTCGACTACGTCCGCGAGGTCGAGCTCCGGCTCGTCCGCGCGCTGGAGACGATGGGGGTGCCGGCCGAGCGACGCGACACCCCGCCGGGCTCGGAGCTGCTGACCGGTGTCTGGACGCGCGAGACGGGCCGCAAGATCGTTTCGATCGGCATGCGGCAGAGCCGCGGCGTGACCAGCCACGGGTTCGCCCTCAACGTCGACGGCGATCTGACCCCGTGGAACTGGGCGGTGCCCTGCGGCATGCCCGAGGTCGACATGACCTCGCTCCAGCGGGAGGCTCCCGCCGTCGCGTCCATGGATCAGGTCCGGCCGGTGGTGGCGGAGGCGTTCGAGGCGAGCTGA
- a CDS encoding undecaprenyl-diphosphate phosphatase has product MSKLIGWFEAVVLGVLQGLTEFLPISSSAHIRVVSALLGWEDPGAAFTAVIQLGTEAAVLIYFRKEIWEIVSTWTRALWTPALRGHHAARMGWYVILGTIPIVVLGLAFKDSIESVFRDLRLIGTTLIVFGLVLWFADHSARNKLTLEKHLNPVHALLYGLAQSLALIPGVSRSGGTISAGLLLDYRREEAAKYSFLLAIPAVLGAGVLELFKIGEHGAPAWGPTILATVISFVVGYLAVSWFLKYISTHRFTGFVIYRIILGIVIIALVGMGVLDPSA; this is encoded by the coding sequence GTGTCGAAGTTGATCGGCTGGTTCGAAGCGGTGGTCCTCGGGGTGCTCCAGGGATTGACGGAGTTCCTGCCGATCTCCTCCAGCGCGCACATCCGGGTCGTCTCCGCGCTGCTCGGCTGGGAGGACCCCGGCGCGGCGTTCACCGCGGTGATCCAGCTCGGCACCGAGGCGGCGGTGCTGATCTACTTCCGCAAGGAGATCTGGGAGATCGTCTCCACCTGGACCCGTGCTCTGTGGACCCCCGCCCTGCGCGGCCACCACGCCGCCCGGATGGGCTGGTACGTCATCCTCGGCACGATCCCGATCGTCGTGCTCGGCCTGGCGTTCAAGGACTCCATCGAGAGCGTCTTCCGTGACCTGCGCCTGATCGGCACGACGCTGATCGTCTTCGGTCTGGTCCTCTGGTTCGCCGACCACTCCGCCCGCAACAAGCTCACCCTGGAGAAGCACCTCAACCCCGTCCACGCCCTGCTCTACGGCCTGGCCCAGTCGCTCGCCCTGATCCCCGGCGTCTCCCGCTCCGGCGGCACGATCAGCGCCGGGCTGCTGCTGGACTACCGCCGAGAGGAGGCCGCGAAGTACTCCTTCCTGCTGGCCATCCCGGCCGTGCTCGGCGCAGGCGTCCTGGAGCTGTTCAAGATCGGAGAGCACGGGGCACCCGCCTGGGGACCCACCATCCTGGCCACCGTGATCTCCTTCGTCGTGGGCTACCTGGCGGTCTCGTGGTTCCTGAAGTACATCAGCACCCACCGCTTCACCGGCTTCGTGATCTACCGGATCATCCTGGGCATCGTCATCATCGCCCTGGTCGGCATGGGCGTTCTCGACCCGTCGGCGTAG
- a CDS encoding choline kinase family protein, with protein sequence MPDALRDVREWAGQPVTETPIKGGLSHRIARLDAADGQRWLLRVLDPRVSAAGLGIPLEQEIANTVRAADAGVGPRVLHRMPGALLLEYLDGVTLDADAVRALPEPVASACRRLHAGPRFVNDFSIFRKLGEFLALCRVHGLSVPRGYEDRLPSAAEIERALAADPLPTVPCHNDLLPQNFIRCGRQVRIVDYQLSGNNDPAFELGDIAAEADYDPDLTDRLSRAYFGGDEPRLTSRVRLNLIMSNLTWTLWFAVHHGLLREQAADADFDYDAEAADKFAQAARDLDDPGFGRLIDDVRGRAPRIPHPPHHHARRLA encoded by the coding sequence ATGCCAGACGCTCTGCGGGATGTCCGCGAATGGGCCGGCCAGCCCGTGACGGAGACTCCGATCAAAGGCGGGCTGAGTCACCGGATCGCCCGGCTGGACGCCGCCGACGGGCAGAGATGGCTGCTGCGCGTGCTCGACCCGCGCGTCTCGGCGGCCGGGCTGGGCATCCCGCTGGAGCAGGAGATCGCCAACACCGTCCGCGCGGCCGACGCCGGGGTAGGCCCGAGGGTGTTGCACCGGATGCCCGGCGCGCTGCTGCTGGAGTATCTCGACGGCGTCACCCTCGACGCGGACGCGGTGCGGGCCCTCCCTGAGCCTGTGGCGTCCGCCTGCCGCCGCCTGCACGCCGGGCCCCGATTCGTCAACGACTTCTCGATCTTCCGCAAGCTCGGCGAGTTCCTCGCCCTCTGCCGCGTCCACGGGCTGAGCGTCCCCCGCGGGTACGAGGACCGCCTGCCCTCGGCGGCGGAGATCGAACGGGCGCTGGCGGCCGACCCGCTGCCCACGGTGCCGTGCCACAACGACCTGCTACCGCAGAACTTCATCCGATGCGGCCGGCAGGTGAGGATCGTCGACTACCAGCTCTCCGGAAACAACGACCCCGCCTTCGAGCTGGGCGACATCGCCGCGGAGGCGGACTACGACCCGGACCTGACCGACCGGCTGAGCCGGGCCTACTTCGGCGGGGACGAACCGCGCCTCACCTCACGCGTCCGGCTCAACCTGATCATGTCCAACCTGACCTGGACCCTCTGGTTCGCCGTGCACCACGGGCTGCTGAGGGAACAGGCGGCCGACGCCGACTTCGACTACGACGCCGAGGCGGCGGACAAGTTCGCCCAGGCCGCGCGCGACCTGGACGATCCCGGATTCGGGCGGCTCATCGACGACGTCCGGGGCCGCGCACCCCGGATCCCCCACCCCCCGCACCACCATGCAAGGAGGCTTGCGTGA
- a CDS encoding M28 family metallopeptidase, producing the protein MRPTLRRSMVRAAALAAAVSLPLTFTASAGAATTAPDVPDVLANVVAGQVKGKNVKKHLDEFLKIAEANGGNRAAGTPGYDASLAYVQGKLRKAGYRTSTTDVEFPVSWEELSPPVLEQKTPEAKTYATPADFVTVAHSSGGDVTAQIQVVDAVIPVPSTPNTSTAGCEASDFAGFVPGRIALIQRGTCAFVDKATNAKAAGAAGVIFFNEGQPGRTDPFVFDIVEWRFGFPIVFASTAVGLDLADSPGTTVRLKVDAKTTVGRTRNLIAESRWGRPGEVVMVGAHLDSVPEGAGINDNGSGSAAILETALKLAHVPTKNRLRFAWWGAEELGLLGSEQYVAGLSQAERDRIRLYLNFDMVASPNDVTFLYDGDDSDGEGAPAGPAGSAEIEKRLERFYTKRGLGFEGTDFTGRSDYGAFIANGIPAGGIFTGAEGIKTPEQAARFGGTAGVAYDPCYHSACDGIDNINAAALDRNSKAIGYATAFYAYDLSSIPDRDAATAAKTAAGTAAPVTPAHGEAAR; encoded by the coding sequence ATGCGCCCGACGTTACGACGCAGCATGGTCCGGGCCGCCGCCCTGGCCGCGGCCGTTTCCCTCCCTCTCACCTTCACCGCATCCGCGGGCGCGGCGACCACCGCACCGGACGTCCCCGACGTTCTCGCGAACGTGGTCGCCGGTCAGGTCAAGGGCAAGAACGTCAAGAAGCATCTGGACGAGTTCCTGAAGATAGCCGAGGCCAACGGGGGCAACCGTGCCGCGGGCACCCCCGGGTACGACGCCTCCCTCGCCTACGTACAGGGCAAGCTGCGCAAGGCCGGCTACCGGACCTCCACCACCGACGTGGAGTTCCCCGTCAGTTGGGAGGAGCTCAGCCCGCCGGTCCTCGAGCAGAAGACACCCGAGGCGAAGACCTACGCCACGCCGGCCGACTTCGTGACCGTCGCCCACTCCTCCGGCGGCGACGTGACCGCCCAGATCCAGGTCGTCGACGCGGTCATCCCGGTGCCCTCCACCCCGAACACCTCGACCGCGGGCTGCGAGGCGTCCGACTTCGCCGGGTTCGTCCCCGGGCGGATCGCACTGATCCAGCGCGGCACCTGCGCGTTCGTCGACAAGGCCACCAACGCCAAGGCGGCCGGCGCGGCCGGTGTCATCTTCTTCAACGAGGGCCAGCCGGGTCGTACCGACCCGTTCGTCTTCGACATCGTCGAGTGGCGCTTCGGTTTCCCGATCGTGTTCGCCAGCACCGCCGTCGGCCTGGACCTGGCCGACAGCCCGGGCACCACCGTCCGCCTGAAGGTGGACGCCAAGACCACGGTCGGCCGGACCAGGAACCTGATCGCCGAGTCCCGCTGGGGCAGGCCCGGCGAGGTCGTGATGGTCGGCGCCCACCTCGACAGCGTGCCCGAGGGAGCCGGCATCAACGACAACGGCTCCGGCAGCGCCGCCATCCTGGAGACCGCGCTGAAGCTGGCGCACGTACCCACCAAGAACAGGCTGCGCTTCGCCTGGTGGGGCGCCGAGGAGCTGGGCCTGCTCGGCTCGGAGCAGTACGTCGCGGGCCTGTCGCAGGCCGAGCGGGACAGGATCAGGCTCTACCTGAACTTCGACATGGTCGCCTCCCCGAACGATGTGACCTTCCTCTACGACGGTGACGACTCCGACGGCGAGGGTGCCCCCGCCGGGCCCGCCGGTTCCGCCGAGATCGAGAAGCGCCTGGAGCGCTTCTACACCAAGCGCGGTCTCGGCTTCGAGGGCACGGACTTCACCGGCCGCTCCGACTACGGTGCGTTCATCGCCAACGGCATCCCGGCCGGCGGCATCTTCACCGGCGCCGAGGGGATCAAGACGCCCGAGCAGGCCGCCAGGTTCGGCGGGACCGCCGGCGTCGCCTACGACCCCTGCTACCACTCCGCCTGCGACGGCATCGACAACATCAACGCCGCCGCGCTCGACCGCAACTCCAAGGCCATCGGCTACGCCACCGCGTTCTACGCCTACGACCTGTCGTCCATCCCCGACCGCGACGCCGCCACCGCCGCGAAGACCGCCGCAGGGACCGCCGCGCCGGTCACGCCGGCTCACGGGGAGGCGGCCCGCTGA
- a CDS encoding GcvT family protein, whose amino-acid sequence MELPSSARAVVIGGGVAGAGVAYHLARLGWNEVVLVEQHELTEGTTWHSAGFVGQLRSTVTQTKMIMYSAGLYPELAELTGLDPGWRGVGGLRLATTPERVEESLRLAGAAETYGLDLAVLSGAEAGQSLPLLHTDDVRAALWLPGDGWLDPALLGRALAAGARKLGVRIFTGARVTGLDVTNGAISGVRLVTAGEEWRVRSETVVVAAGAASGTVGRMAGVDIPVVPIKHQYVVTQPFDVSPSMPTVRDPDNIVYFREEGGGILVGGYIRNPEIWDTVTPLAEPRILFPADMPKFRESWNSAVRRVPALARTEIVKVVHGPEAFTPDGEFLLGETAVRGLWAAAGFCVHGLAAAGGVGKVMAEWITDGSPEYDVSGMDLRRFGGHARSASWARAKALDSYSKYYDIVYPGEERTAARPLRRSPAWVRHAELRAVFGEKAGWERVNWFESNAPDGAASDGLATPDGPAPDGAAPDGLATPDGPAPDGAAPDGLATLDAPARSDVVSSDAARFDAARSAPGAPAAAPGAAGYGVRPAGWAGRIWSPAVRRECLATRDTAGLFDQTSFAKLEVAGPGALAGLQRACAGRLDRPVGSVVYTQLLNGRGGIEADLTVTRLAEDRFRLVTGTASGVHDAAWLRGQGLDVRDVTSAHACYCLWGPRALDILGSVSGDDLTFGYLKAREISVGNVPVLAQRVTFVGEFGWELYCPSEYGLTLWDTLVEAGTPYGMRPAGYRAIDAMRLEKGYRVWGLDITPETTPHEAGLGFAVARDKDFLGRLALRDAGPPARLLFCLVLDDPRQVCLGGEPVRVGGRPASRVTSGGYGHRVDRSIAYAYLPADTVPGDRVEVGVTGVWTGAAVAAEPLYDPAGERVRRLPS is encoded by the coding sequence GTGGAACTTCCCAGCTCCGCGCGGGCCGTCGTGATCGGCGGCGGGGTGGCCGGTGCCGGCGTCGCCTACCATCTGGCGAGGCTCGGCTGGAACGAGGTCGTCCTGGTCGAGCAGCACGAGCTCACCGAGGGGACCACCTGGCACTCGGCCGGGTTCGTGGGTCAGCTCCGCTCCACCGTGACCCAGACCAAGATGATCATGTATTCGGCCGGTCTCTATCCCGAACTGGCCGAGCTCACCGGGCTCGATCCGGGCTGGCGCGGGGTCGGCGGACTCCGCCTGGCGACCACGCCCGAGCGGGTGGAGGAGTCGCTTCGGCTGGCCGGGGCCGCCGAGACCTACGGCCTGGATCTCGCGGTGCTCTCCGGCGCGGAGGCCGGGCAGTCGCTCCCCCTGCTCCACACCGACGACGTGCGGGCCGCGCTCTGGCTGCCCGGTGACGGCTGGCTCGACCCGGCGCTGCTGGGCAGGGCGTTGGCCGCGGGTGCGCGGAAGCTGGGCGTGCGGATCTTCACCGGCGCCCGCGTGACGGGGCTCGACGTGACGAACGGTGCGATCTCCGGTGTCCGGCTCGTGACGGCGGGCGAGGAGTGGCGGGTCCGGTCGGAGACCGTGGTCGTCGCGGCGGGAGCCGCCAGCGGGACGGTCGGGCGAATGGCCGGGGTGGACATCCCCGTTGTGCCGATAAAGCACCAATATGTGGTCACCCAGCCTTTCGATGTCTCCCCGTCTATGCCCACGGTCAGGGACCCGGACAACATTGTCTACTTCCGTGAGGAGGGCGGCGGAATTCTGGTCGGCGGGTATATCCGAAATCCGGAAATATGGGATACGGTCACGCCGCTTGCCGAGCCTCGCATTCTCTTTCCTGCGGATATGCCGAAATTTCGGGAATCATGGAATTCGGCGGTGCGACGAGTCCCCGCGCTGGCCCGTACCGAGATCGTGAAGGTCGTCCACGGCCCGGAGGCGTTCACCCCCGACGGCGAGTTCCTGCTCGGTGAGACCGCGGTGCGCGGCCTCTGGGCGGCGGCCGGGTTCTGCGTCCACGGCCTGGCCGCGGCCGGCGGCGTGGGCAAGGTCATGGCCGAGTGGATCACGGACGGCTCGCCCGAGTACGACGTGTCCGGCATGGACCTGCGTCGCTTCGGCGGCCACGCCCGCTCCGCCTCGTGGGCCCGCGCCAAGGCGCTGGACTCCTACTCGAAGTACTACGACATCGTCTACCCGGGGGAGGAGCGCACCGCTGCCCGGCCACTGCGCCGTTCCCCGGCGTGGGTGCGGCACGCGGAACTGAGGGCCGTGTTCGGCGAGAAGGCGGGCTGGGAGCGGGTCAACTGGTTCGAGTCCAACGCCCCTGACGGTGCCGCCTCTGACGGTCTCGCAACCCCTGACGGTCCCGCCCCTGACGGTGCCGCCCCCGATGGTCTCGCAACCCCTGACGGTCCCGCCCCTGACGGTGCCGCCCCCGATGGTCTCGCAACCCTCGACGCTCCCGCCCGCTCCGACGTCGTCTCCTCCGATGCCGCCCGATTTGATGCCGCCCGCTCCGCCCCCGGCGCTCCCGCCGCCGCCCCCGGTGCCGCGGGGTACGGCGTCCGGCCGGCCGGGTGGGCGGGCCGGATCTGGTCCCCGGCCGTCCGCCGGGAGTGCCTGGCCACCCGGGACACGGCCGGCCTGTTCGACCAGACCTCCTTCGCCAAGCTGGAGGTCGCGGGCCCCGGCGCCCTGGCGGGGCTGCAGCGGGCGTGCGCCGGGCGGCTCGACCGGCCGGTGGGCTCGGTCGTCTACACCCAGCTCCTCAACGGCCGCGGCGGCATCGAGGCCGACCTGACGGTCACCCGCCTGGCCGAAGACCGCTTTCGCCTGGTCACCGGGACCGCCTCCGGCGTCCACGACGCCGCCTGGCTCCGCGGCCAGGGCCTCGACGTCCGTGACGTCACCTCCGCCCACGCCTGCTACTGCCTGTGGGGCCCACGGGCGCTCGACATCCTCGGCTCGGTCTCCGGTGACGACCTGACCTTCGGCTACCTGAAGGCCCGGGAGATCAGCGTCGGCAACGTCCCGGTGCTGGCCCAGCGGGTGACGTTCGTCGGCGAGTTCGGCTGGGAGCTGTACTGCCCGTCGGAGTACGGGCTGACGCTGTGGGACACGCTCGTCGAGGCGGGCACCCCGTACGGGATGCGGCCGGCCGGGTACCGCGCGATCGACGCGATGCGCCTGGAGAAGGGCTACCGCGTCTGGGGTCTGGACATCACCCCGGAGACCACCCCCCACGAGGCCGGCCTGGGTTTCGCGGTCGCCCGCGACAAGGACTTCCTCGGCCGCCTCGCCCTCCGGGACGCCGGACCGCCCGCCCGGCTCCTGTTCTGCCTGGTCCTGGACGACCCCCGCCAGGTGTGCCTCGGCGGCGAACCGGTCCGCGTCGGCGGCCGGCCCGCCTCGCGGGTGACCAGCGGCGGGTACGGCCACCGCGTCGACCGCTCGATCGCCTACGCCTACCTGCCCGCGGACACCGTCCCCGGCGACCGCGTCGAGGTCGGCGTCACCGGCGTCTGGACGGGCGCCGCCGTCGCCGCCGAGCCCCTGTACGACCCGGCCGGCGAGCGCGTCCGCCGTCTGCCGTCCTGA
- a CDS encoding M28 family metallopeptidase encodes MRHLRTAGTIVALALPLSLTLVPAVQAAPAAPDVSVKRVKAHLAALQDIAERNGGNRAHGTPGYLASVRYIQGKLEKAGFTTKLQTFTFAGATSHNLIADWPGGDPDQVLMVGAHLDSVAEGPGINDNGSGSAAILETALQVSRSKLKPGKHLRFAWWGTEEAGLVGSYAYVNSLSRAERSKIAGYLNFDMIASPNAGYFLYDGDDSDGEGEGPGPKGSATIERVLRDHFKKLGVPTRGTDFDGRSDYGPFIAIGVPAGGIFTGAEGRKTKAEARLWGGKAGAPYDRCYHRACDTLRNIDSRALARNTGAIVHAVWTLSR; translated from the coding sequence ATGCGCCACCTTCGCACTGCGGGCACGATCGTCGCCCTGGCCCTCCCCCTGTCCCTCACCCTCGTCCCGGCCGTCCAAGCGGCACCCGCCGCGCCGGACGTATCCGTCAAGCGGGTCAAGGCCCATCTGGCCGCCCTGCAGGACATCGCGGAGCGCAACGGCGGGAACCGGGCCCACGGCACTCCCGGCTACCTCGCCAGCGTCCGTTACATCCAGGGGAAGCTGGAGAAGGCGGGTTTCACGACGAAACTCCAGACGTTCACGTTCGCGGGCGCGACGAGCCACAACCTGATCGCCGACTGGCCGGGCGGCGACCCGGACCAGGTGCTCATGGTCGGCGCCCACCTCGACAGCGTCGCCGAGGGCCCCGGCATCAACGACAACGGCTCCGGCAGCGCCGCCATCCTGGAGACCGCGCTCCAGGTCTCCCGTTCGAAGCTCAAGCCCGGCAAGCACCTGCGCTTCGCGTGGTGGGGCACAGAGGAGGCCGGGCTGGTCGGTTCGTACGCCTACGTCAACAGCCTGTCCCGGGCGGAGCGCTCGAAGATCGCGGGGTACCTGAACTTCGACATGATCGCCTCGCCCAACGCCGGCTACTTCCTCTACGACGGCGACGACTCCGACGGCGAGGGCGAGGGCCCCGGCCCGAAGGGGTCGGCCACCATCGAGAGGGTTCTGCGGGACCACTTCAAGAAGCTCGGCGTGCCCACCCGGGGCACCGACTTCGACGGCCGCTCCGACTACGGGCCGTTCATCGCGATCGGCGTCCCGGCCGGCGGCATCTTCACCGGCGCCGAGGGCCGCAAGACCAAGGCGGAGGCCAGGCTCTGGGGCGGCAAGGCCGGTGCCCCCTACGACCGCTGTTACCACCGGGCCTGCGACACCCTGCGCAACATCGACTCCCGGGCCCTGGCCCGCAACACCGGCGCCATCGTCCACGCCGTCTGGACCCTGTCCCGCTGA